In Candidatus Falkowbacteria bacterium, a genomic segment contains:
- the rpsG gene encoding 30S ribosomal protein S7 gives MRGKPAPKRKIQPDVRYNDLEIAKFINYIMSRGKKAVAQKVVYDCFDIIKDRSKQDPRHVFNKALKMVTPLLEVRGRRVGGANYQIPYQVRGDRRFMLGCRWMIEAARSRKGKPMAEKLAVEILDTAKGESASIKKKLEVQRMAEANKAFAHFAR, from the coding sequence ATGAGAGGAAAGCCAGCGCCTAAAAGAAAAATTCAGCCAGATGTTCGTTATAACGACCTGGAAATAGCTAAATTCATTAACTATATAATGAGTCGTGGTAAAAAAGCCGTTGCTCAGAAAGTAGTGTATGATTGTTTTGATATTATTAAAGATAGATCAAAACAAGATCCTCGCCACGTTTTTAATAAAGCTTTAAAAATGGTTACTCCTTTATTAGAAGTTCGTGGTCGTCGTGTTGGTGGTGCAAACTATCAGATCCCATACCAAGTTCGTGGTGATCGTCGTTTTATGCTTGGTTGCCGTTGGATGATTGAAGCTGCACGTTCTCGCAAAGGCAAACCAATGGCTGAAAAGCTAGCTGTTGAAATTCTTGATACTGCTAAAGGAGAAAGTGCTTCTATTAAAAAGAAACTTGAAGTCCAGAGAATGGCTGAAGCAAACAAAGCTTTCGCTCATTTTGCTCGATAA
- the rpsL gene encoding 30S ribosomal protein S12: protein MPTINQLIKQGRHSIKTKSKSPALKLTLDTLHRRKKITVNGAPFKRGVCLKVTTTTPKKPNSALRKIARVRLSNGMEVTAYIPGIGHNLQEHSIVLIKGGRTKDLPGVRYKIIRGVYDAQGVEARRQSRSRYGNKKPKK, encoded by the coding sequence ATGCCAACAATCAATCAATTAATTAAACAGGGACGACATAGTATTAAGACTAAAAGTAAATCTCCAGCCTTAAAGCTTACACTGGACACTTTACATCGTCGCAAAAAAATCACCGTTAATGGCGCTCCTTTTAAGCGAGGCGTATGTTTAAAAGTAACTACAACTACACCAAAAAAGCCAAACTCAGCTTTACGTAAAATTGCCCGTGTTCGTTTATCAAACGGCATGGAAGTTACTGCTTATATCCCAGGAATTGGTCACAACTTACAAGAACACTCAATTGTATTAATTAAAGGTGGTCGTACGAAAGATTTACCAGGTGTCCGTTATAAAATTATCCGTGGTGTCTATGATGCTCAAGGAGTTGAAGCTCGACGCCAAAGCCGTTCTCGATACGGTAATAAAAAACCGAAAAAATAG
- a CDS encoding site-2 protease family protein, translating into MILTILSIIVLVFSAIIHEYAHGWMAKRLGDDTAEREGRLTLNPLKHLDPVGSVILPLLLVLTKASFFFAWAKPVPYNPNNLRDHRYGDLKVALAGPGSNIILALFFGLIARFIPTAEGAKVTLLTAFFQGNTALISSLTYSSLTTSLCLLAMIICYINLALAIFNLIPIPPLDGSKILFTFLPTRGRELFYRVEQYGFIILIFLIMAGALSFASTIVFWIFALLTGII; encoded by the coding sequence ATGATTCTAACTATTCTCTCAATTATTGTTTTAGTATTTTCAGCTATTATTCATGAGTATGCTCATGGTTGGATGGCTAAGCGCCTTGGTGACGATACTGCAGAACGAGAGGGGAGATTAACACTTAACCCGTTAAAGCATCTTGATCCAGTGGGGTCAGTTATTCTTCCTTTGCTATTAGTGTTGACGAAAGCTAGTTTCTTTTTTGCTTGGGCTAAACCAGTGCCATATAATCCAAATAATTTACGAGACCATAGATATGGGGATTTAAAAGTAGCATTGGCGGGACCGGGCTCAAATATTATTTTAGCTTTATTTTTTGGCCTAATTGCTCGGTTTATACCCACAGCAGAAGGAGCCAAAGTTACGCTTTTAACCGCTTTTTTTCAAGGAAATACAGCTCTAATTTCGTCATTAACTTATAGTTCGCTAACCACCAGTCTTTGCCTACTGGCAATGATTATCTGTTATATTAACCTAGCTTTAGCCATTTTTAACCTTATTCCAATACCTCCTTTGGATGGTTCAAAGATTCTTTTTACCTTTCTACCAACCCGTGGACGTGAATTGTTTTATAGGGTTGAGCAGTATGGGTTTATTATACTAATTTTTCTTATTATGGCCGGGGCCTTAAGCTTTGCCAGTACTATCGTTTTTTGGATATTTGCACTTCTGACGGGCATCATTTAA
- a CDS encoding glycosyltransferase family 2 protein, with protein sequence MNYFKVSKATDLTGKDKKIYRFLEILPGALAWGTIIGLIIFSYFEPVGSAFFIILFNIYWLILVLFLGTHLLISFRLMRKYMKIDWKLRCEALEVKNIVVPHSGETRSVSWRDFYHIIIIPNYRESLTVLRSTLNGLVNSDYPHDRLIVVLATEGREGEEGKQRSQIITKEYAHLFGRFLVTVHPDDIVGELKGKGANQAWAAAELKHLIIDKENFDYDLLLVSVFDADTIIYPGYFYCLMYHFLTVENPYRASFQPVPVYHNNLWEAPFFARVAAFSNTFWQMMQQLRPEKLATYSSHSMTWRALVDIGFWSTNMVSEDSRIFWHCFCYYKGDYRVEPLYFPVSMDICMDKGIIKTSSNLYRQQRRWGWGVENIPYLLFNTFKQWKTLPKEAKKRYINHIIVQLYGFHSWATNALITSVLGWLPLLLGGDRFNSTVLSNNLPTVTKFFMTLAMVGMVISAIISVLILPQDHKGGIKKYVIMLVQWLFLPVVIIVFGAIPGLEAQTRLMLGKYMGFWVTPKHRE encoded by the coding sequence ATGAATTATTTTAAAGTAAGTAAAGCCACTGATTTAACAGGTAAAGACAAAAAAATATATCGTTTTTTGGAGATATTACCGGGGGCATTGGCATGGGGCACAATTATCGGATTGATTATATTTTCCTACTTTGAACCAGTGGGCAGTGCTTTTTTTATAATTTTATTTAATATTTATTGGCTAATTTTAGTTTTGTTTTTAGGGACTCATCTTCTAATTTCCTTTCGATTGATGCGTAAGTATATGAAAATTGACTGGAAGCTACGTTGTGAAGCTTTAGAAGTAAAAAATATTGTAGTTCCTCATAGTGGAGAAACACGCTCTGTCTCATGGAGAGATTTTTATCATATTATTATTATTCCAAACTATAGAGAAAGTTTAACCGTACTTCGTTCTACACTTAATGGTTTAGTGAACTCTGATTATCCTCATGATAGACTAATTGTGGTTTTGGCAACTGAAGGGAGAGAGGGGGAGGAAGGTAAGCAGCGATCTCAAATTATTACTAAAGAATATGCACATTTATTTGGTAGATTTTTAGTAACAGTTCATCCTGATGATATTGTTGGGGAGCTAAAAGGCAAAGGCGCCAATCAAGCCTGGGCAGCAGCGGAACTAAAACATTTAATTATTGATAAGGAAAATTTTGACTATGATTTACTGTTAGTGAGTGTATTTGATGCAGATACAATTATTTACCCCGGTTATTTTTATTGTTTAATGTATCATTTCCTGACTGTTGAAAATCCATATCGTGCGAGCTTTCAACCAGTTCCTGTCTACCATAATAATTTATGGGAAGCGCCATTTTTTGCTCGTGTGGCTGCATTTTCAAATACCTTCTGGCAGATGATGCAGCAGTTACGTCCAGAAAAACTAGCAACATATTCATCTCATTCAATGACCTGGCGCGCCTTAGTTGATATTGGCTTTTGGTCAACAAATATGGTTAGTGAGGATTCACGAATTTTTTGGCATTGTTTCTGTTATTATAAAGGTGATTATCGAGTTGAACCTTTATATTTCCCGGTTTCTATGGATATTTGTATGGATAAGGGGATTATTAAAACCAGCAGTAACTTATATCGCCAGCAACGTCGTTGGGGCTGGGGAGTAGAGAATATTCCTTATTTACTGTTCAATACTTTTAAGCAATGGAAAACTTTACCAAAGGAAGCGAAGAAGCGATATATCAATCATATTATTGTTCAATTATATGGTTTTCATTCTTGGGCAACTAATGCTTTAATTACCTCAGTATTGGGATGGTTGCCGTTGTTGTTAGGCGGTGATCGTTTTAATTCAACAGTTCTTTCTAATAATTTACCAACAGTTACGAAGTTTTTTATGACCTTAGCTATGGTTGGTATGGTGATTTCGGCAATTATCTCTGTTCTTATTCTGCCCCAAGACCATAAAGGTGGTATAAAAAAATATGTGATAATGTTAGTGCAATGGTTATTCTTGCCCGTAGTAATTATTGTTTTTGGTGCTATCCCGGGATTAGAAGCTCAAACACGTTTGATGCTTGGAAAATATATGGGTTTTTGGGTAACACCAAAACATCGGGAGTAG
- a CDS encoding DUF1361 domain-containing protein — translation MSRFINNSLYRPEVFLNKLPFWETQINGYPISVIAWNFFLAALAVLITYWLVNFIRLKQKNYLVIILLSVAWILLAPNTAYILTDARHIIGFCPSYEFGNVCASNAWMVIFFFAFAAVGWPTFVWTIRPIRSVIHELYGIVASWIFILGIIPVMALGVLIGLINRWNSWEIFTDPLAIFYTIFTYIIDLTYLSNWLIISVLFYILYFSGEKLFVRFKWEK, via the coding sequence ATGTCTCGATTTATAAATAACTCTTTGTATCGTCCTGAAGTATTTTTAAATAAATTGCCATTCTGGGAAACACAAATAAACGGTTATCCTATTTCTGTTATTGCTTGGAATTTCTTTTTGGCAGCTTTGGCAGTATTGATAACCTATTGGTTAGTAAATTTTATTCGTTTAAAACAGAAAAATTATCTTGTAATTATTTTGTTAAGTGTTGCTTGGATATTACTGGCTCCAAATACAGCCTACATATTAACCGATGCCCGTCATATTATTGGTTTCTGTCCAAGTTATGAATTTGGAAATGTTTGTGCCAGTAATGCCTGGATGGTTATTTTCTTTTTTGCTTTTGCAGCTGTAGGCTGGCCGACTTTTGTTTGGACTATTCGCCCAATTCGATCGGTAATCCATGAATTGTATGGGATCGTAGCTAGTTGGATTTTTATTTTGGGCATTATTCCGGTTATGGCTCTTGGAGTTTTGATTGGATTGATTAATCGATGGAATAGTTGGGAAATTTTTACAGACCCCTTAGCAATTTTTTATACAATTTTTACCTATATCATTGATTTGACCTATCTATCAAATTGGCTTATTATAAGCGTCTTGTTTTATATTTTATATTTTTCTGGTGAAAAATTATTTGTTCGTTTTAAATGGGAAAAATAA
- a CDS encoding type IV secretion system DNA-binding domain-containing protein produces the protein MSDLALFAETTYRNQHRRFGIKTDDRRRHMYLIGKTGMGKSTILENMIIDDIRAGRGVAVVDPHGDLAEKVIQYIPSNRINDVIYFNPADVNYPIAFNVVEQVAPHLRHLVASGLIGVFQKLWADSWGPRLEYILRNSILAILDYPNSTLLAVTRMLSDKSFRKKVIDNIQDPVVKSFWTKEFAGYADKFAAEAVSPIQNKVGQFLSSSLIRNIVGQTNSSIDLREVMDEGKILIMNLSKGRIGEDNSELLGSMVITKIQLAAMSRVNVHEEERRDFYLYVDEFQNFATDSFANILSEARKYRLNLIMGHQYIEQLSDKVKAAVFGNVGTLVVFRIGATDAEELVKEFTPVFTEEDLVNLPKYSICLKLMIDGVASDPFSARGLAPLKDSERTQNEEKVIRNTRERYSAPREEVEEKIMRWHAEEETPRITVSKNQPSESIQPIKPTSAVKPMSQPISQKINSEPINQVREVSQNPSPQPQAMPILDPSVYKYEAICSRCQKTTRVPFKPDGVRPIFCKECLTILRQEKELSTNQRKALKQKEIEQLSKRPIYSASFTKPQVSPQEINKPIFEPVAPVEQSSPRPLSLSELSAEVPSDFHGNKINQTILQPTIEKTHDAVLNNDISSPREQHNHTHGSLQPGQSVRFN, from the coding sequence ATGTCAGATTTAGCGCTATTTGCGGAAACAACTTATAGAAATCAACATCGACGTTTTGGGATCAAAACTGACGATCGTCGTCGTCATATGTATTTGATTGGAAAAACTGGTATGGGTAAGTCAACGATTTTAGAGAATATGATCATTGATGATATTCGGGCTGGGCGGGGAGTGGCCGTTGTTGATCCTCATGGCGACTTGGCAGAAAAAGTTATTCAATATATTCCCTCAAACCGTATTAATGATGTTATCTATTTTAATCCGGCAGATGTAAATTATCCGATTGCTTTTAACGTTGTTGAACAAGTTGCTCCTCATCTACGACACTTGGTAGCCTCTGGTTTAATTGGAGTATTTCAAAAATTGTGGGCAGATTCTTGGGGACCTCGTTTGGAATATATTTTACGTAACAGTATCTTAGCAATTTTGGATTACCCAAATTCAACTTTATTGGCTGTTACACGAATGTTGTCTGATAAGTCATTTAGAAAAAAAGTTATTGATAATATTCAAGATCCGGTTGTTAAATCTTTTTGGACAAAAGAATTTGCTGGTTATGCAGATAAATTTGCGGCTGAGGCAGTGTCTCCAATTCAAAATAAAGTTGGACAATTCTTATCAAGTTCTTTAATCCGAAATATTGTTGGCCAAACAAACTCATCAATTGATTTGCGCGAGGTTATGGACGAAGGAAAAATTTTAATCATGAACCTCAGTAAGGGTCGGATTGGTGAAGATAATTCAGAGTTACTTGGTTCAATGGTTATTACAAAAATTCAATTAGCAGCCATGAGTCGAGTTAATGTTCACGAAGAGGAGCGACGGGATTTTTATCTATATGTTGACGAGTTTCAGAATTTTGCTACAGATAGTTTTGCCAACATTCTTTCAGAAGCCCGTAAGTATCGCCTTAATTTAATAATGGGTCATCAATATATTGAGCAGCTTAGTGATAAAGTTAAAGCAGCTGTTTTTGGAAACGTTGGAACACTGGTAGTATTTCGAATTGGGGCTACTGATGCTGAAGAATTAGTTAAAGAATTTACTCCAGTGTTTACTGAAGAAGATTTAGTCAATCTTCCAAAATATAGTATTTGTTTAAAATTAATGATTGATGGTGTGGCTTCAGATCCATTTTCAGCCCGTGGTTTAGCCCCTTTAAAAGATTCTGAACGAACACAAAATGAAGAAAAGGTTATTAGAAATACCCGTGAACGTTATTCTGCACCTCGAGAAGAAGTAGAAGAAAAGATTATGCGCTGGCATGCCGAAGAAGAAACTCCACGCATTACTGTTAGTAAAAATCAGCCATCTGAATCAATACAACCAATTAAACCTACCTCAGCTGTTAAGCCTATGTCGCAGCCGATTTCTCAAAAAATTAATTCAGAACCTATTAATCAAGTAAGAGAAGTTTCACAAAATCCAAGTCCTCAACCACAAGCTATGCCAATACTTGATCCTTCTGTGTACAAGTACGAGGCGATATGTTCTCGTTGTCAAAAAACTACTCGTGTTCCTTTTAAACCAGATGGAGTTCGCCCAATATTTTGTAAGGAATGCTTAACAATTTTACGACAAGAAAAAGAACTATCAACAAATCAGAGGAAAGCTTTAAAACAGAAAGAAATTGAGCAATTATCTAAACGACCAATTTACTCTGCTTCTTTCACAAAACCCCAAGTATCACCTCAAGAAATTAATAAGCCAATTTTTGAACCAGTGGCTCCTGTGGAGCAATCATCTCCTCGTCCTTTATCACTTAGTGAATTATCAGCTGAAGTTCCAAGTGATTTTCATGGTAATAAAATTAATCAAACTATTCTGCAACCTACTATTGAAAAAACTCACGACGCTGTTTTAAATAACGATATCAGCTCACCCAGAGAACAACATAATCATACTCACGGCTCATTACAACCTGGTCAATCAGTTCGATTCAATTAG
- a CDS encoding GIY-YIG nuclease family protein, whose protein sequence is MYFVYIVQCTDGSLYTGITTDVERRFLEHQEGKGGHYTRSHKVKKIVYTEKVKTRSSALKREAEIKRLSLISKQKLANSL, encoded by the coding sequence ATGTACTTTGTTTATATAGTACAATGCACAGATGGAAGCTTATACACCGGAATTACTACAGACGTCGAAAGACGTTTTTTAGAACACCAAGAGGGGAAAGGAGGCCACTATACCCGCTCTCACAAAGTTAAAAAAATTGTCTATACTGAAAAAGTAAAAACAAGAAGTAGTGCTTTGAAGAGGGAGGCAGAAATAAAACGATTATCATTAATAAGTAAACAAAAATTAGCTAATTCTCTTTAA
- a CDS encoding alpha/beta hydrolase, producing MKKQLVVIHGGDTFDSYEDYLTFLNAFEVDKESLFLKGWKSSLQAELGEEYEVLLLQMPNKFNAKYLEWKIWFEKYIPFINQELILVGHSLGGIFLAKYLAENTLAKTVSAVFLIAAPFDNVDTYSLADFRLPSSLELIEKQVEHIFIFQSEDDPVVPFSELAKYQAGLPSAQARVFTDKGHFNQETFPELVDEILKLGS from the coding sequence ATGAAAAAACAGCTTGTAGTTATTCATGGAGGCGATACATTTGATAGTTATGAAGACTATCTTACTTTTTTAAATGCCTTTGAAGTAGATAAAGAAAGTCTATTTTTAAAAGGCTGGAAAAGTTCTTTGCAAGCTGAATTAGGAGAGGAATATGAAGTTCTGCTCTTGCAAATGCCTAATAAGTTTAATGCTAAATATTTAGAATGGAAAATTTGGTTTGAAAAATATATACCTTTCATTAATCAAGAGCTTATATTGGTTGGACATTCGTTGGGAGGGATATTTTTAGCTAAATACTTAGCTGAAAATACTTTAGCAAAAACTGTCTCGGCTGTCTTTTTGATTGCTGCGCCCTTTGATAATGTTGATACCTATTCTTTGGCTGACTTTAGGCTCCCTTCTTCATTAGAATTAATTGAAAAGCAGGTTGAGCATATTTTTATATTTCAAAGTGAAGATGATCCTGTTGTACCTTTCTCAGAACTTGCAAAGTATCAAGCAGGGCTTCCATCTGCCCAAGCCAGGGTTTTTACAGATAAAGGCCACTTTAATCAAGAAACTTTTCCAGAGTTGGTTGATGAAATTTTGAAGTTAGGTAGTTGA
- a CDS encoding glycosyltransferase has product MKFSVVIPALNEAKQIQRTIKFISEQSISRKDYEIVVVDSKSTDATAKLAREAGADIVISEKLKGTNFARQRGVEVSHGEIVAFLDADCHPGKDWLARIEYNLRHPGVAAVSGPYDYGFTGLNKFFANIFYNILFPLLPDVLYLIFGRKAGIMIGGNFGAWRSAINKIGGLPPLAFWGDDGATAMLFSRRVGKVVFDTKLIVKSSPRRFEKEGMLKLQAKYSKAYFNVYFSKDYE; this is encoded by the coding sequence ATGAAATTTTCAGTGGTAATTCCAGCGTTGAATGAAGCTAAGCAAATTCAGCGAACAATTAAATTCATTTCCGAGCAGTCAATAAGTAGAAAAGACTATGAGATTGTTGTAGTTGATAGTAAATCAACTGACGCAACTGCGAAATTGGCCAGAGAAGCAGGTGCTGATATTGTCATTTCTGAAAAACTAAAAGGCACAAATTTTGCCAGGCAAAGAGGTGTTGAAGTATCTCATGGAGAAATAGTGGCCTTTCTTGATGCTGATTGCCATCCAGGAAAAGATTGGTTGGCTCGCATTGAGTATAATTTACGTCATCCTGGAGTGGCAGCGGTTTCTGGACCGTATGATTATGGCTTTACTGGTCTGAATAAATTTTTTGCAAATATTTTTTATAATATTCTTTTTCCATTACTGCCAGATGTTTTATACTTAATATTTGGGCGCAAAGCAGGGATAATGATTGGCGGAAATTTTGGAGCTTGGCGAAGTGCGATTAATAAAATTGGTGGCTTGCCTCCGTTGGCTTTTTGGGGTGATGATGGTGCCACGGCTATGCTCTTTAGTCGTCGTGTTGGTAAAGTAGTCTTTGATACAAAATTAATCGTCAAAAGTTCGCCACGTCGATTTGAAAAGGAAGGAATGCTTAAACTCCAAGCCAAGTATTCCAAAGCTTATTTTAATGTTTATTTTAGTAAGGATTACGAATAA
- a CDS encoding DedA family protein, whose product MPPELANYIIEYGYITIFGLVFLQELGVPNPIPNELILLFAGYLASIGTLDFYWIVITAVSADFIGTTIIYSVFYYFGERIMKHFKRFLPSKKIDSLIDFLSHKGRWGIYVGRLLPILRGYASVAAGLLRLPPREFIPAVLLSALTWSGGYVILGWILGPKWEIVSDYLGFGNTVIILLAIIVAYIIGIKIYGRIKKA is encoded by the coding sequence ATGCCTCCAGAGCTAGCAAATTACATTATTGAATACGGATATATCACTATTTTTGGTTTAGTCTTCTTACAAGAATTAGGTGTACCAAATCCGATACCTAATGAACTAATTTTATTATTTGCAGGTTATCTTGCTTCAATAGGCACCTTGGATTTTTATTGGATTGTGATTACGGCAGTATCAGCAGATTTTATTGGCACAACTATCATCTATTCAGTTTTTTATTATTTTGGTGAGAGGATAATGAAGCATTTCAAACGTTTCTTGCCTAGCAAAAAGATAGATTCATTAATAGACTTTCTTTCTCATAAAGGGCGGTGGGGAATATACGTTGGACGATTACTGCCCATACTTCGAGGGTATGCCTCAGTCGCCGCCGGGTTACTGCGTCTGCCACCCCGTGAGTTTATTCCAGCCGTATTATTATCAGCTCTAACCTGGAGTGGTGGATATGTGATTCTGGGCTGGATTCTTGGACCAAAATGGGAAATAGTCTCAGATTATTTAGGGTTTGGGAATACTGTTATAATTTTACTTGCCATTATTGTTGCATATATTATAGGTATCAAGATATATGGTAGAATAAAGAAAGCATAA
- a CDS encoding endonuclease/exonuclease/phosphatase family protein: protein MKQDDLTILSYNIWNLPFFTPRGSFKRMKNIANFLKNVSTDIICLQEVWSLKTKSLFSNVLQDTYHIYSDGSKTRLHRKWLDFSSRQGGLLTLSKFPIISEKFVRFGISGRFWTEWMGDKGFLETFVKTPWGILRVINTHLHQPLASIRFEQIKKLFSYVSQDQETPTVLAGDFNQDQIMTDESFTSVITNTNFIHPGIFSAESKHTYRLDNPLTQTWINRLKESGHLDYIFTRFLEKFNLQVDQYTPVHLPNPLSDHDPVFLKLVNK from the coding sequence ATGAAACAAGATGATTTAACTATTCTTAGCTATAATATTTGGAATCTACCCTTCTTTACACCTCGTGGTAGTTTTAAACGAATGAAAAATATTGCAAATTTTCTTAAAAATGTTTCAACTGATATTATATGTTTGCAAGAAGTCTGGAGTTTAAAAACTAAGTCTTTATTTTCTAATGTTTTACAAGATACCTATCACATATATTCAGATGGTTCAAAGACAAGACTACATAGAAAATGGTTAGATTTTTCCAGCCGACAAGGTGGTTTATTAACTCTGTCAAAATTTCCAATTATTTCTGAAAAATTTGTTAGATTCGGTATTTCCGGACGTTTTTGGACTGAATGGATGGGGGACAAAGGTTTTCTTGAGACATTTGTAAAAACTCCGTGGGGAATTTTACGAGTAATTAATACACATCTGCATCAACCTTTAGCCTCAATTCGTTTTGAGCAAATAAAAAAGTTATTTTCTTATGTAAGCCAAGATCAGGAAACTCCAACAGTTTTAGCGGGAGATTTTAATCAAGATCAAATAATGACTGATGAATCATTTACAAGTGTTATTACTAATACAAATTTCATTCACCCTGGTATTTTTTCTGCTGAATCTAAGCATACATATCGTCTTGATAATCCACTAACACAAACGTGGATAAATCGACTAAAAGAATCAGGTCACCTGGATTATATATTTACTAGATTTTTAGAAAAATTTAATTTACAGGTGGATCAATATACACCGGTTCATTTACCGAATCCTTTATCTGATCATGATCCAGTTTTTCTAAAGCTTGTGAATAAATAA
- a CDS encoding class I SAM-dependent methyltransferase, whose translation MAQSEVWEKEYQQPKLLTKKAEPLTDLKNFLKFLRKNQGIPIENLVVLDLGSGTGRNANYIAKFDNTVYGLELSVTAVGLARTRAQEMDVKAHYEIASFGTPFSFKDTFFDLIIDIMSSNSLNEAERKIYLQETKRVLKPDGYFFVKGLCKEGDKNAKNLLHDNPGQEHDTYINKDMGLTERVFSREDFVNVYSPYFKILRLTKKTNYTKFKGQSYKRNYWLAYMQNTGV comes from the coding sequence ATGGCACAGTCAGAGGTATGGGAAAAAGAATACCAACAACCTAAACTCTTAACCAAGAAAGCTGAGCCATTAACAGATTTAAAAAATTTTCTTAAATTTTTACGCAAAAATCAAGGTATTCCTATAGAAAATCTAGTGGTTTTGGATCTCGGTTCAGGTACAGGTCGGAATGCAAATTATATTGCCAAATTTGATAATACTGTCTATGGACTTGAACTTTCTGTAACTGCAGTTGGCCTTGCCCGAACACGAGCTCAGGAAATGGACGTTAAGGCACACTATGAAATTGCTAGTTTCGGAACCCCTTTTTCTTTTAAGGACACATTTTTTGATTTGATTATTGATATTATGTCATCTAATTCCTTAAATGAAGCCGAACGAAAGATATATTTACAAGAAACAAAGCGAGTCTTAAAGCCCGACGGTTATTTTTTTGTCAAAGGATTGTGTAAAGAAGGGGATAAGAACGCAAAAAACTTATTACATGACAACCCAGGTCAAGAACATGATACATATATAAATAAAGACATGGGGTTAACTGAAAGAGTGTTTAGTCGTGAGGATTTTGTTAATGTATATAGTCCATATTTTAAAATATTACGACTAACAAAAAAGACTAATTACACTAAATTCAAAGGCCAATCATATAAAAGAAATTATTGGTTAGCTTATATGCAAAATACTGGTGTATGA
- a CDS encoding EamA family transporter: MTWITYALLSALFASLVAIFGKIGIKGVDSNLAVAIRTVIIVIFAWGIVALQGNAGDLFKISKYSYIFIILSAIATGLSWLFYYKALQMGEASRVAPIDKLSIALTIFLAFIVLGEKPSVGNIVGGVLVTAGVLATVFIK, from the coding sequence ATGACTTGGATAACCTATGCTTTATTGTCAGCCTTGTTTGCTTCTTTAGTGGCTATATTTGGAAAAATTGGTATCAAAGGAGTTGATAGTAATTTAGCAGTTGCCATACGAACAGTGATTATTGTTATTTTTGCCTGGGGGATTGTTGCCCTGCAAGGAAATGCCGGTGATTTATTTAAGATTTCAAAATATTCATATATATTTATTATCCTTTCGGCCATTGCCACTGGGTTGTCATGGTTATTTTATTACAAGGCCTTACAAATGGGCGAAGCATCACGTGTGGCACCGATTGATAAATTAAGTATTGCTTTGACTATTTTTTTGGCATTTATAGTTTTAGGAGAAAAACCATCTGTGGGTAACATTGTCGGTGGTGTTTTAGTAACTGCTGGTGTTTTAGCAACTGTGTTTATTAAATAA
- a CDS encoding pyrimidine dimer DNA glycosylase: MRVWDVDVTILCRKHLLGEHRELHGLWNILTKHEGKGGYSQHPETKRWVGKLKALYNRHQALVEEMGRRGYIHNSPLEKSLAKGKSTQDLFINTISEQKKILKTKPCDCLV, translated from the coding sequence ATGCGTGTCTGGGATGTTGATGTTACAATTTTATGTCGAAAGCACTTACTTGGTGAACACCGTGAATTGCATGGATTATGGAACATTTTAACCAAGCATGAGGGAAAGGGAGGCTACTCGCAACACCCAGAAACAAAACGCTGGGTAGGGAAACTTAAAGCTTTGTATAACCGACATCAAGCCCTGGTAGAGGAAATGGGACGTCGTGGGTATATACATAATTCACCACTTGAGAAGAGTCTAGCCAAAGGTAAGTCTACCCAAGATCTATTTATTAATACAATTTCAGAACAAAAGAAAATTTTAAAAACTAAACCTTGTGATTGTTTAGTATAA